The following coding sequences are from one Gadus macrocephalus chromosome 3, ASM3116895v1 window:
- the pold4 gene encoding DNA polymerase delta subunit 4 — translation MTTKRRLITDSFKVVKKRRHVKREKRPPSPPQNETETITEQELELQELKQFDLDWKYGPCTGISRLQRWERAQVHGLNPPQEIRELLLRTNNDPQFTRSLWSDYPL, via the exons ATGACAACGAAGCGCCGCCTGATCACAGACTCCTTCAAGGTGGTCAAGAAACGACGACATGTCAAGAGGGAAAAGAGACCCCCGTCCCCACCACAGAATG AGACTGAGACCATAACAGAGCAAGAATTGGAGCTGCAGGAACTGAAGCAGTTTGATCTGGACTGGAAGTATGGGCCATGTACAG GTATCAGCAGGCTCCAGAGATGGGAGCGGGCGCAGGTCCACGGGCTGAACCCCCCCCAGGAGATCAGGGAGCTACTGCTGCGTACAAACAACGATCCCCAGTTCACCCGGAG CTTATGGAGTGACTATCCCTTGTGA